The Spirosoma sp. SC4-14 DNA window ACAGGCTCGGCTCCATACCGCCAAACCACCGAAACCCTCCGCCTGTGGTTTGTAGCTGTTGCAGTTTTTCGAAAGCTCGCTCCTGCTCGTTCACCATTCGGTTCTGATTGAGCAGGATGCCTAATTGCGCCTGACGAGCCGCTTCTGAACGGGCATCGGCCAGCCAGGGTGAGTTTTCCAGCGCCACCGCCCGTAACTCGTCGTTCGCCATCAAGGGTGTCCGGGGTGGGTTTTTCTGCCATTCGTCTACAACCTGCTTAAAGGCGGGTTTACTATTGATGATATGAGCCGCCAGACTATTGGCATACAACCGGCTGAAAAGTTGCTCGGCACATTCGTAGCGATACTCCATCAGATAGGGCAACGACTGCAAGGCATACCACGATGGATTGCTTGTTACCTCCACCGTCAGCCGCTCATGCTGAACGGGCAGTTCGGGGTTCAGATTGGCCAGCTCTTTCAATTTAAATTCTTTGCTTTCCTTACCGTTCACCCAAAAAGGTTGTGTATCGGTCACGAGCATTCGGTTAGGCAACACAGGCACCGTAAACTCTTCGCCATCGGAGAAGTTTCCGGCTTGAGCCGTAAAACGGCAGGAAACCGTTTCGAGCCCCGAAGGCACAACAAGCGTCCAGGCTACGGCCTGCCCCTGTCCGGCAGCCACATTCGTCGATAGCTGTATGTTCGACCGGAGAAGTTTCTGATTCAGTGGTTCACCCGTAAACGCATCTGATAGGTTTAATGTTGCCATCACCGACATGGGCTTATCGGTCAGGTTGTTGACTCGGGCCGATACACGAATGGTATCACCTTCGCGCAGGAAGCGGGGGGCATTAGCCGTAATCATCAACTCTTTCTGGGTGATGATTTCCCGTTCGAGCGTTCCGGTTTTCAGGTCTTTCGTATGCGCAAAGGCCAGCAGCCGCCAGCGCGTAAGGGCTTCGGGCATGGTGAATTTGAGCACAACCCGCCCCTTTGCATCGGTGGTAGCCTGCGGAATAAAGAAAGCCGTTTCATTAAAATTCCGGCGAGGGTTGATAAGTTCAGGCTGCTTTTTTGTATCACCGGTTCCACTATTATCCGACTCTTCTTGCTTTCCACCGGCCATTCTACTATCTAAAGCCATTGGGGCGCTTCGGGCACTCATCTTCGCCACGGCACCCGTTACAGATCGTTTTTGCTGAGTGCTATAGCCCACTACCACCACTTCGCTCAACGATCTTTCGTCGGGCATCAAGCGCAACGAAATTGCTTTTTGTTTAATGGTTGCTTCTTCGGTTATGTAGCCAACCGACGAAAACACCAGCGTAATTGGTTTTTTATCAGAATCAACTTCAATAGAAAACTGGCCTTTCCCGTCAGAAACTGCTCCCTGCGTAGTTCCGTTTATCAACACATTCACGCCCGCCACGCCCGAACCATCTTTAGCTTTCATGGTGCCGCTAATTACCTTTCCTGACCGACGAACGCTGATCCGAATAGCATTATCGACTTCGCCAAAAGGCCCAACAGGAGAATGGCTAAACAGGCGATTGTTGTAAAGCGAAAACCGATACCCCATCCAGCCTAACTGGTCATAATGCCGGACTGGAACCTGAAACTCTGGGCGATTCGGATAGAACAGTGGATTGGTGGCTAGCATATTAAAACTTCCCGACTGCCATCCGTAAAACATCGGGAAATAAGACTGGTAGAACGACGTTGGCCAGTCGAGCCGGGCGAAGGCGTCAAGAGACTCATCATACAAGGTAGCTACCAATTCGGCAGGCATTTTATTAAGTCCACCGATAGTGAGCGTCCATTCTTCCTGCTGACCGGGTTTGAGCTTACTACGAAATGTTTTTGTCTGAATCGTAAGTTGTTTGTTGGTAAACGGAACCGTTATGGTCTGCGATTTCTGATATAGCCGTCCGTTTTGAACCATTGCGAAATGAACGGCAAATCCGCCACGTTGCTTTTCGGTAACGGGCAAAGCCACCCGCCGGGGCCGACCATCGGTTTTGAGCCATTCCTGCCGTATGATGGAGTGATTTTCTTCGACGCTCATCAACACCCAGCCCGGCTGACTATTGCCCGCCCAGAACACCACTTCCTGACCCGGCTCGGCAGTAGCTTTACGCACCTGCAACCAGCCATCGGCCCGAACCAAAGCGGTAGGTTGTTTATCATCAACTACCGCAAAAAACGCCTGATCGGTCGATTTCTCGCCAGACGAATCAATTACGGTCAGCTCCGCCAGGTATTCGCCAACTGCATACCGACTCATGTCTGGTTTTATGAGCGAGTCGGCCGGAGAGTTGATAACCTGCTGCTGCACAATTTCGCCTTTGGGCCAGCTACGCGGATCGTTTTCGCTGGCGTATAAATCATGTGGAAACAGCCGCTCAAATTCTTCCCGACTGAGCAACTGCCGATCGGGCCGATTCCATAACCGATCGCGCAACACACGCGTTGGCGGCTGTAGCTTATAAATCGTTAGCTGTCCTTTTGCCGCCACTTTTTCGCCCGATTGATTCGTTATCCGAACCAGTAACGAATCGGGGGTACTTTTTTCAATCTGTTCCGGCGCGGTCAGTTCAGCCTGCAAGGCAGAATAGCCAATGCTCAGGGTTTGCGTTGCACTGCGGGTTTCGCCAGCACGGTCGGTTACATCAATCGTGACTTCGTAGTCGAAAACGGGACTGTCTTCTCGGGATTTCTGGCGATCGGGCGTGGCTGGAAAACTAATCGTAACATTACCTTTCTCATCAGTTTGGGCCGTTCCGTTGGCAATTTCGGTCTGGTTTGTATTCCGGGGGCGATACCACCAATACCACCGTTCCCGAAGTTTTCGAACAACGCGATAACGCACATCGGCCCCATCGACAACGGCCCCCGAAAATGTTTTGGCTTCGGCTGTTAATGAAACAGTCTGATCGAGTTTGAACGACTGTTTGATGGGTTTAACCTTCACTTCAAACGTTGGCCGTTTGTATTCTTCAACCTGAACGCTGGCCGAACCAAAAGCTGTTTGAATGGTCATAGTGCCAGTTAGTTTACCAACCGGAGCCGTAAAACTGGTATTGAATGTCCCGAATTCGTTGGTACGCATGGTTTGTTCCAGCACACGTTCGCCGTTGTGGTCGATTAGTTCTACATCAATTTCCCGATCAGCAACAACCGTATATTGATTCGTTTTCCCTTCATAAATCAGAGCTTTCACATAAATTAATTGCCCTGGTCGATAAATAGCCCGATCTGTAAATAGCTTCGCATACGTCTGCGATACATCTTCGTTCGGGTTCGAGGAATAGCGGTAGAAGTATTGTCGATCAGAGGAAATTGTATCGGAACCACTGGCAATCAGGTAGCTGAAAGGCGTTTGGGCCGGAATATCCTGAACCAAAAACTGGGCAACCCCATCGGCATTTGT harbors:
- a CDS encoding alpha-2-macroglobulin family protein yields the protein MHYLLTLFFAMAALSASAQRGSNTPPKQPDYARDWKRADSLADKGLPKSALDIANRIYKEAKATHNYAQVAKAAMHRMIFRSYSDENAYVELVRSMQADILDTPEPARSVLQSVMANIYWQYFQQNRYKFYSRTTVNQSVNGVKGSGVPTDTTNDFRTWDAQHIVRAITEAYLASVEQKELLQKTPITEFDALLDKGDADARPLRPTLYDLLAHRAIGFFQNTEPDLLKPVFSFELDQPGYLSIPDVFAKLPIQSRDSLSGRYQALLLYQQLLSFHLADPNPAALADADVLRLEFVHRHSVGPNKDSLYRQTLETQIAHYKNQPAEAVYAYQLAEFLANFSSPVRPLGDDLSTDDSEKLSRWNNKRAADICRDLVKRFPKELAGQKALQLLNRLLKPSYTVQVEHINAPEQSFRALVNYQNVNKINYRIIRLSLPELETYRNINGDDAAKLRKYKTWLKRPVLAEQFVTLPDDGDLNRHSVEMPIRGLPIGHYLLLATSDDRFQEKTESVQYTVFSVSNLSYLLQPRNNKEPGQQIVIANRLDGAPVANATVTIAEGATLNSSRKPVRTNADGVAQFLVQDIPAQTPFSYLIASGSDTISSDRQYFYRYSSNPNEDVSQTYAKLFTDRAIYRPGQLIYVKALIYEGKTNQYTVVADREIDVELIDHNGERVLEQTMRTNEFGTFNTSFTAPVGKLTGTMTIQTAFGSASVQVEEYKRPTFEVKVKPIKQSFKLDQTVSLTAEAKTFSGAVVDGADVRYRVVRKLRERWYWWYRPRNTNQTEIANGTAQTDEKGNVTISFPATPDRQKSREDSPVFDYEVTIDVTDRAGETRSATQTLSIGYSALQAELTAPEQIEKSTPDSLLVRITNQSGEKVAAKGQLTIYKLQPPTRVLRDRLWNRPDRQLLSREEFERLFPHDLYASENDPRSWPKGEIVQQQVINSPADSLIKPDMSRYAVGEYLAELTVIDSSGEKSTDQAFFAVVDDKQPTALVRADGWLQVRKATAEPGQEVVFWAGNSQPGWVLMSVEENHSIIRQEWLKTDGRPRRVALPVTEKQRGGFAVHFAMVQNGRLYQKSQTITVPFTNKQLTIQTKTFRSKLKPGQQEEWTLTIGGLNKMPAELVATLYDESLDAFARLDWPTSFYQSYFPMFYGWQSGSFNMLATNPLFYPNRPEFQVPVRHYDQLGWMGYRFSLYNNRLFSHSPVGPFGEVDNAIRISVRRSGKVISGTMKAKDGSGVAGVNVLINGTTQGAVSDGKGQFSIEVDSDKKPITLVFSSVGYITEEATIKQKAISLRLMPDERSLSEVVVVGYSTQQKRSVTGAVAKMSARSAPMALDSRMAGGKQEESDNSGTGDTKKQPELINPRRNFNETAFFIPQATTDAKGRVVLKFTMPEALTRWRLLAFAHTKDLKTGTLEREIITQKELMITANAPRFLREGDTIRVSARVNNLTDKPMSVMATLNLSDAFTGEPLNQKLLRSNIQLSTNVAAGQGQAVAWTLVVPSGLETVSCRFTAQAGNFSDGEEFTVPVLPNRMLVTDTQPFWVNGKESKEFKLKELANLNPELPVQHERLTVEVTSNPSWYALQSLPYLMEYRYECAEQLFSRLYANSLAAHIINSKPAFKQVVDEWQKNPPRTPLMANDELRAVALENSPWLADARSEAARQAQLGILLNQNRMVNEQERAFEKLQQLQTTGGGFRWFGGMEPSLSMTLHILSGLGHLQKLGVRFSEALQPEVADMQAKAIQYADAEMKKWVTDQKKKKTVDSWYFSATQYLYARSFYLDKPVDKDVLAYLKQRVSENWLKQSLQGQALSALVLYRFGDKTTADNILKSLLERSRQSEELGTYWPDNTAGLFWYQTPIETQAYLIEAFDEIRQDRVAVDNMKRWLLRQKQTQSWSSTKATTEAIYALLLRGSDWLGTTVTTQVSLGGQPIESRVTKTEQITGYQKVVYAASEIKPEMGVIQITKKADGPAWGALYWQHFEPLDQVMPGSAGLSVQKTLYVQHDSPSGPVISAIDAKTALKPGDLIKVRLVLKTDRAMEYVHLKDSRASGFEPVAALSGYKFQNGLGYYESPRDASTDFFMSYLPVGTHVFEYDLRVAQTGDFAAGVATVQCFYAPEFSAHSAGTRVNVN